A single Clostridium sp. AN503 DNA region contains:
- a CDS encoding PrpR N-terminal domain-containing protein, which yields MAKITILLPDSAMLTLALNAAKLYHLDLIGISIIDRGNFQEIAETIAQNGTDIIISRGGYAADIHQKLQIPVIDIKITTFEIGLMLQKAKKLSGKAYPTIALTGPRNMFVPINTSAFEDAYRIHLKLFLFDAPEEMEAAAQNAIGDGADIIIGGRVVCQYCQDMNITALRTFSGEESVLEACRMASLLSEALDQEKQHAASLNMLLDRVSSGIIEIDGQGAILRVNQFVEHLLMMDSRSLKGLPVQRILPGISNQLLKTALTRHKEVRSAAVRIQNSEFLISIAPVLVDNRASGAILSFHEMLPVTAAQHHPLTQKLLDCGFRATHTFDAVIARSPVMQELIRQARHFSRFPFPVLITGPDGTEKQIIAECIHNAGDFHQAPFLRYNCGTETRASFQLLLSPGDEEGQATDAAFDMGTPFTLYLHEVSLLTPLEQYRLLMLMQRYAADTIHSDMPARHRCIRIIASSSRDLKELVQNGQFRSDTYYALSVMCLELPPLKNRREDIMGWTDFYIGSLQKRYGRYIKFTKSAQDALLSYSWPGNLTELKTVCKRIFVNCQKYMVDSADIGIWLHDITQSDTGQKQENLACAPPAFYLPEAEQAARITEALRKNGGNRSAAAAELGISTTTLWRQMKKYRISKTEGKTCSN from the coding sequence ATGGCAAAGATCACAATTCTGCTCCCCGATTCCGCAATGCTCACCCTTGCGCTGAATGCCGCGAAGCTGTACCATCTGGACTTGATCGGCATATCGATCATAGACCGGGGTAATTTTCAGGAAATAGCCGAAACCATTGCGCAGAACGGCACTGACATCATTATATCCCGGGGCGGTTATGCTGCCGACATCCACCAAAAACTGCAAATACCCGTCATCGATATCAAGATCACCACATTTGAGATCGGGTTGATGCTGCAAAAAGCGAAAAAGCTTTCCGGTAAAGCATATCCCACAATCGCACTCACCGGCCCCCGCAACATGTTTGTTCCTATCAATACCTCCGCATTTGAAGATGCTTACCGGATTCATCTGAAGCTGTTCCTGTTTGACGCACCCGAAGAGATGGAGGCTGCCGCTCAAAACGCGATCGGAGACGGAGCTGATATCATCATCGGAGGGCGGGTCGTCTGCCAGTACTGCCAGGACATGAACATCACTGCGCTCCGCACCTTCTCCGGCGAAGAGAGCGTTTTAGAAGCATGCCGCATGGCAAGCCTCCTGAGTGAGGCCTTAGATCAGGAAAAACAGCATGCCGCCAGCTTAAACATGCTTCTTGACCGCGTTTCCAGCGGGATCATCGAAATAGACGGGCAGGGGGCGATCCTCCGTGTCAATCAGTTTGTTGAACATCTGCTCATGATGGACAGCCGCAGCTTAAAAGGGCTTCCTGTCCAGCGAATCTTGCCCGGCATAAGCAATCAACTCCTGAAAACAGCATTGACCAGGCATAAAGAAGTGCGCTCTGCCGCTGTCCGCATTCAGAATTCAGAATTTTTGATCAGTATCGCACCAGTACTGGTGGACAACCGTGCTTCCGGCGCCATCCTGAGCTTTCATGAAATGCTGCCGGTTACCGCCGCTCAGCATCACCCGCTGACACAGAAGCTGTTAGACTGCGGATTCCGGGCTACTCACACATTTGACGCAGTGATCGCCCGCAGCCCGGTCATGCAGGAATTGATCAGGCAGGCCAGGCATTTTTCCAGGTTTCCATTTCCAGTACTGATCACCGGACCGGACGGAACCGAAAAACAGATCATCGCAGAGTGCATCCACAATGCCGGGGATTTTCATCAGGCTCCGTTTCTGCGCTATAACTGCGGAACAGAAACCAGGGCCAGCTTTCAGCTGCTGCTCTCCCCCGGGGATGAGGAGGGCCAGGCCACTGACGCCGCATTTGATATGGGAACCCCATTTACCCTGTATCTGCACGAGGTCTCTCTGCTCACCCCGTTAGAACAGTACCGTCTCCTTATGCTGATGCAGAGATATGCCGCCGACACGATCCATTCCGATATGCCTGCCCGTCACCGGTGTATCCGCATCATTGCTTCCAGCAGCCGGGATCTTAAAGAACTGGTCCAAAACGGCCAGTTCCGCAGTGACACCTATTACGCCCTGTCCGTCATGTGCCTGGAACTTCCTCCCCTGAAAAATCGCCGTGAAGACATCATGGGATGGACAGATTTTTACATAGGTTCCCTGCAAAAACGCTACGGCCGCTATATCAAGTTTACAAAAAGCGCCCAGGATGCCCTGCTCTCCTATTCATGGCCGGGCAATCTGACCGAACTCAAGACCGTTTGCAAACGCATTTTCGTCAACTGCCAAAAATATATGGTTGATTCCGCAGATATCGGAATCTGGCTCCACGACATTACACAGAGCGATACTGGGCAGAAGCAAGAAAACCTGGCCTGTGCTCCGCCCGCTTTCTATCTCCCGGAGGCCGAACAGGCCGCCCGCATCACGGAAGCGCTGCGCAAAAACGGAGGAAACCGGTCTGCTGCCGCTGCGGAACTGGGTATCAGCACCACGACACTCTGGAGGCAGATGAAAAAATACCGTATCTCCAAGACGGAAGGTAAAACATGTTCTAACTAA
- a CDS encoding SLC13 family permease: MELYIVLAIMAFMIFGFILNKWPFGVTTMVCCVLLALSGVFTIPQAFSGLSNKTTIMIAGMFAIVAAFGKTSLLTKIQDQMIHLKGKSGLALLLAMYGVIILFACFLPTTANMTIMLMFLVALGNTGDITPSRMTIPILAMISIWGTKLPLGMGATQYATLNAFYEGVAASENQLLSILDMFKVSILPCVLMTVYCLFAYKWLPNDPFDQTRLKEQKKKEKISKRDENMIYAVFLIVVISLFFNTQLGDVMYLMPVMGVLVLYFTKAMNLKEIVGALTGDPVWMIAGVLVMADALGATGAGEAIGNVILTILGGKPSGLFVMFVFAAVSVVMTTFMSNSATRNVLVPIAASTCIAAGWDPRGVVLIVAFCANVAIAFPSGSPACGIAYAACGYKLTDTFKFTIPFILIAVISIVLSANLCFPIAG, translated from the coding sequence ATGGAATTATATATTGTACTGGCTATCATGGCATTTATGATTTTTGGTTTCATCCTGAATAAATGGCCTTTTGGTGTTACAACGATGGTTTGCTGTGTTCTGCTGGCTCTGTCAGGGGTATTTACCATACCGCAGGCGTTTTCCGGTCTTTCCAATAAGACCACGATCATGATCGCAGGTATGTTCGCCATTGTGGCGGCCTTTGGGAAGACAAGCCTGCTGACAAAGATCCAGGATCAAATGATCCATCTAAAAGGGAAAAGCGGTCTGGCTCTGCTGCTGGCAATGTATGGCGTCATCATACTGTTTGCCTGTTTCCTGCCCACAACGGCCAATATGACGATCATGCTGATGTTTTTGGTGGCACTTGGCAATACCGGCGATATCACGCCGTCCCGCATGACAATACCGATCCTTGCCATGATCAGTATCTGGGGAACAAAGCTGCCGCTTGGCATGGGAGCGACACAGTATGCAACATTAAATGCGTTTTATGAAGGCGTGGCAGCTTCAGAAAATCAGCTGCTGAGCATTCTCGATATGTTTAAGGTGTCCATTCTTCCGTGCGTATTAATGACGGTATATTGCCTGTTTGCCTATAAGTGGCTGCCCAATGACCCGTTTGACCAGACCAGGCTAAAGGAGCAGAAGAAAAAAGAAAAAATATCAAAGCGCGATGAAAATATGATCTATGCAGTGTTTTTGATCGTAGTCATCTCTCTGTTTTTCAACACACAGCTTGGTGATGTGATGTATCTGATGCCAGTGATGGGTGTGCTGGTACTGTATTTCACAAAGGCGATGAATCTGAAAGAGATTGTCGGAGCATTGACCGGAGACCCGGTGTGGATGATCGCGGGAGTTCTGGTAATGGCAGATGCACTGGGGGCGACCGGGGCAGGTGAAGCGATCGGCAATGTGATCCTGACCATCCTGGGCGGGAAGCCAAGCGGACTGTTTGTCATGTTTGTCTTTGCGGCGGTTTCCGTGGTCATGACGACATTTATGTCCAATTCAGCAACCAGGAATGTGCTGGTACCGATTGCGGCCAGTACCTGTATTGCGGCCGGCTGGGATCCAAGGGGCGTCGTGCTGATCGTTGCCTTCTGCGCCAATGTGGCAATCGCCTTTCCGTCCGGAAGCCCTGCCTGCGGAATTGCCTATGCAGCCTGTGGATATAAGCTGACGGATACGTTTAAGTTCACGATACCGTTTATCCTGATAGCTGTAATATCGATCGTGCTGAGTGCAAACCTGTGTTTCCCGATCGCGGGATAG
- a CDS encoding GNAT family N-acetyltransferase — protein MHRGGTGGYSRSAFSGKPCGSAWGYDPEAFWGLKRDGDGWELEYFYVAEAALGKGLGRQMWDHLNAWCRENQVSAFHFVTSPQAVGFYEKMGAVQDGVTRSSIDGRLIPHFRSIVPMMGN, from the coding sequence ATTCACCGCGGCGGGACCGGAGGATACAGCCGGTCTGCGTTCTCTGGCAAACCATGCGGAAGCGCCTGGGGGTACGATCCGGAGGCGTTCTGGGGGCTTAAGCGGGATGGGGACGGCTGGGAACTGGAGTATTTCTATGTGGCTGAAGCTGCTTTGGGCAAGGGCCTGGGGCGGCAGATGTGGGACCATCTGAACGCCTGGTGCAGGGAAAACCAGGTCAGCGCCTTTCATTTTGTCACCAGCCCCCAGGCGGTGGGATTTTATGAAAAAATGGGGGCAGTGCAGGATGGAGTGACCCGGTCTTCGATCGATGGGCGGTTGATCCCGCATTTCCGGAGCATTGTTCCGATGATGGGGAATTAG
- a CDS encoding mannonate dehydratase, protein MKPQIPVRIVESDDTLSFIRQMGIEYVSLSLKPEELNAADIRAQQERLAKFGLHVSDATCNELQKNKSIHLNLPDRDRQIDRFVHMLEVFGETRIPFTSIAWQPNGILRTDHRVGKHTRGGVSSYCDQNEILKRPNAEDRVYGEEEIWDNFQYFLDQVIPAAEAAGVRMALHPNDPPLACMAGIPSLIYNTECYRRAFRMAKGSHALGMKLCVGCWLEGGDAFGDLMRDIQEFCEDDRILCVHFRNVDSPLPVFEETLAEDGYADMYAIMKQLIRFNCNAVISIDHGFKPMEGFGGLAGSFCYPTGFMKGLMWAAQKELEIK, encoded by the coding sequence ATGAAACCACAAATCCCGGTTCGTATCGTAGAATCGGATGATACCCTGTCTTTTATCAGGCAGATGGGAATTGAATATGTAAGCCTGTCGTTGAAACCGGAGGAACTGAATGCAGCGGATATCCGCGCCCAGCAGGAACGGCTGGCCAAATTCGGGCTGCATGTATCGGATGCAACATGCAATGAGCTTCAGAAAAATAAAAGTATCCATTTAAACCTGCCGGACCGGGACCGCCAGATTGACCGTTTTGTGCATATGCTGGAGGTCTTTGGGGAAACCCGGATCCCATTTACCTCCATTGCGTGGCAGCCCAATGGGATTCTCAGGACAGATCACAGGGTTGGAAAGCATACGCGGGGAGGTGTTTCTTCTTACTGCGACCAGAATGAGATTCTGAAAAGGCCCAATGCAGAGGATCGGGTCTACGGTGAGGAGGAGATCTGGGATAATTTTCAATATTTTCTTGATCAGGTGATACCGGCAGCGGAGGCGGCAGGCGTGCGTATGGCGCTGCATCCCAATGACCCGCCGCTGGCGTGTATGGCGGGAATCCCGAGCCTGATCTATAATACGGAGTGCTATCGCAGGGCGTTTCGGATGGCAAAAGGCAGCCATGCCCTGGGGATGAAGCTTTGTGTGGGATGCTGGCTTGAGGGAGGCGATGCATTTGGGGATCTGATGAGGGATATTCAGGAGTTCTGTGAAGATGACCGGATTCTCTGTGTGCATTTCCGGAATGTTGACAGCCCTCTGCCGGTATTTGAGGAAACGCTTGCGGAGGATGGGTATGCTGATATGTATGCGATCATGAAGCAGCTGATCAGATTCAACTGCAATGCCGTGATCTCCATCGATCATGGGTTTAAGCCCATGGAGGGGTTTGGCGGTCTGGCGGGATCGTTCTGTTATCCGACCGGATTTATGAAGGGGCTGATGTGGGCAGCTCAAAAGGAACTTGAAATAAAATAA
- the garR gene encoding 2-hydroxy-3-oxopropionate reductase: MRSMCGNAEKKDEVRMMKVGFIGLGIMGRPMAKNLCKAGHELVVFDFNKDAVADLVSCGATASDSGKAVASQVDVVITMVPNSPHVRAAVLGENGVAEGAKPGTVVIDMSSIDPTESKAIGAELAKLGIDMMDCPVSGGEPKAIDGTLSVMCGGKRELFDKYYDMLMVMAGSVVYVGELGSGNVAKLANQMVVAINIAAVSEALTFAKKAGTDPELVYQAIRGGLAGSTVMDAKAPMMLAGNYKPGFRIELHIKDLTNALNAAHAISAPSPLTAQLMEIMQFLRADGCDKDDHAGIVKYYEKISGASIVK; encoded by the coding sequence ATCCGGAGCATGTGCGGCAATGCAGAAAAGAAAGACGAGGTAAGAATGATGAAAGTTGGATTTATTGGATTAGGTATTATGGGAAGACCGATGGCAAAGAATCTGTGCAAGGCAGGCCATGAGCTGGTTGTTTTTGATTTTAATAAAGATGCGGTGGCGGACCTGGTATCCTGCGGCGCAACGGCATCAGACAGCGGCAAGGCAGTAGCTTCCCAGGTAGATGTAGTCATCACCATGGTTCCCAACTCTCCTCACGTGAGAGCGGCAGTTCTGGGCGAGAACGGTGTGGCAGAGGGCGCAAAGCCGGGCACCGTAGTGATCGACATGAGCTCCATCGACCCAACCGAGAGCAAGGCCATCGGTGCAGAGCTTGCGAAGCTGGGCATCGATATGATGGACTGTCCGGTATCCGGCGGCGAGCCGAAGGCCATCGACGGGACCCTGTCTGTTATGTGCGGCGGCAAGAGAGAGTTGTTTGACAAATACTATGACATGCTGATGGTGATGGCTGGTTCCGTTGTATATGTTGGCGAACTGGGTTCCGGCAACGTGGCAAAGCTTGCAAACCAGATGGTGGTTGCCATCAACATCGCGGCTGTATCTGAGGCGCTGACCTTCGCAAAGAAGGCAGGCACCGATCCGGAGCTGGTATACCAGGCGATCCGCGGCGGCCTGGCAGGTTCCACCGTTATGGATGCCAAGGCTCCAATGATGCTGGCAGGCAACTACAAGCCGGGCTTTCGGATCGAGCTGCACATCAAGGATCTGACCAACGCCCTGAATGCGGCCCATGCGATCAGCGCTCCTTCACCGCTGACTGCACAGCTGATGGAGATCATGCAGTTCTTAAGAGCCGACGGCTGCGACAAGGACGACCATGCGGGCATCGTGAAATATTACGAGAAGATCTCCGGCGCAAGCATTGTTAAATAA